The Sporosarcina ureae genome includes a region encoding these proteins:
- a CDS encoding SDR family NAD(P)-dependent oxidoreductase — MSASKTVLITGATSGIGFELAKRLAVLNEYRVTATGRNAKALEELRTLGVEGYCADLRDAKQLDWLVSCIGTPDLIVFSAGVGKFHLAHETTDEDTTAMLETNVLVPMQLTARVVPAMIERKHGHLVYIGSQAGKVATPKTSVYAATKHALIGYTNAVRMEVAPYNVDVSVIHPGPIDTPFIELADVTGGYKQAMGSQLLSVDTVVHAVMETIERPRREVNLPKITGLTSRLYALAPSAVETIGKPFFYKK; from the coding sequence ATGTCCGCATCTAAAACCGTGCTGATTACGGGAGCGACGAGTGGAATTGGGTTTGAACTAGCGAAGCGCTTGGCGGTATTGAACGAGTATCGTGTCACCGCGACAGGACGCAATGCAAAAGCGCTTGAAGAGTTACGCACACTTGGCGTAGAAGGATATTGTGCTGACTTGCGGGATGCGAAGCAACTCGATTGGCTAGTTTCTTGCATCGGCACACCGGACCTCATCGTATTTTCTGCTGGTGTAGGGAAGTTCCATCTAGCACATGAGACGACTGATGAAGACACGACCGCAATGCTCGAGACAAATGTACTCGTGCCAATGCAACTAACCGCGCGTGTAGTCCCTGCAATGATTGAACGCAAGCACGGTCATCTAGTCTACATCGGTTCACAAGCAGGAAAAGTAGCGACACCGAAAACATCGGTCTATGCCGCAACAAAACACGCACTGATCGGCTATACAAACGCCGTGCGTATGGAAGTCGCACCTTATAACGTCGACGTATCCGTCATCCACCCAGGACCAATCGACACCCCATTTATCGAGCTAGCAGACGTCACCGGCGGCTACAAACAAGCAATGGGCAGCCAGTTACTATCAGTTGACACAGTCGTGCACGCTGTCATGGAAACGATCGAGCGACCTAGACGCGAAGTAAACTTGCCAAAAATTACAGGTCTAACAAGCAGACTCTACGCATTAGCACCTAGTGCAGTCGAAACCATCGGGAAGCCGTTTTTTTATAAAAAGTAA
- a CDS encoding gluconate 2-dehydrogenase subunit 3 family protein, which yields MADNNNPKTESHDPGRRNFLKNTGLVVGGVAGGSLLGGLFTNQMKSDDGKKGTSDETAKVDPSHARVFFGRFEDFIVLAAATELIFPEDDNGPGAIGLDVPYYIDKQLAGTWGINGDDYRQAPFTNLEGLKKIQKDDEKVNHARANRGKIFLEGLRLMNAESMKRFDASFDQATEEQQHEIMGDLAEGKLDMKSTPSDAFFALLKQATLEGAFSDPLYGGNKNMDGWRMKEFAGARPSYADVIESEEFVKLDPISLTDYHRKK from the coding sequence ATGGCTGATAACAATAATCCAAAAACAGAAAGCCATGATCCAGGGCGTAGAAATTTTCTGAAAAACACCGGTCTAGTTGTAGGTGGCGTAGCAGGTGGATCTTTACTAGGTGGTTTATTTACGAATCAGATGAAATCAGATGACGGGAAAAAGGGAACAAGCGATGAAACAGCCAAAGTGGATCCGTCCCATGCTCGGGTATTTTTCGGACGCTTTGAAGACTTTATCGTGCTGGCAGCGGCTACAGAACTGATTTTCCCTGAAGACGACAACGGCCCTGGCGCTATCGGTTTAGATGTACCGTATTATATCGATAAACAACTGGCAGGGACGTGGGGCATAAATGGCGACGACTATCGTCAAGCGCCTTTTACCAATTTGGAAGGTTTGAAGAAGATACAAAAAGATGATGAAAAAGTCAATCATGCACGAGCGAACCGAGGAAAAATTTTCTTGGAAGGATTACGCTTGATGAATGCGGAAAGCATGAAGCGCTTTGACGCTTCTTTTGACCAAGCAACTGAAGAGCAACAACATGAGATCATGGGCGATCTGGCAGAGGGAAAACTCGACATGAAATCTACTCCTTCTGACGCGTTTTTTGCGCTTCTTAAGCAAGCAACATTAGAAGGTGCGTTTTCAGATCCTTTATATGGTGGCAATAAAAACATGGACGGTTGGCGTATGAAAGAATTTGCTGGTGCTCGACCATCGTATGCAGACGTCATTGAAAGTGAAGAATTTGTTAAACTAGATCCCATTAGTTTGACGGACTATCATAGAAAGAAATAA
- a CDS encoding YbfB/YjiJ family MFS transporter produces the protein MLAKEHEQNIWKYAFASVAVTVSSLGFGRMSYGILMPFMKESLAMSYKQAGLLATTVSIGYLLMVIFVGLLVTKYGAKKLVIFGTGLVSFGLFMLSFVASYGWTLFYMLLLGIGTAFTYTPLITILVGWFPRKRGMLIGFLVSGLGLGTLISSALIPFFTTWFGDMGWRYLWFFYGAVSIVSIIIAMIILRDPPIPLLPKETQKRSFWTKVYLDKRVLRVAFIYGLVGFAYLVPQSFLFSYILEVGLTKFQAGQIMAISGIMAIFSGPLWGGVSDRIGRKSALLATLGIGAVSLIIPVIFPVYGGLIVSQFLWGATIVGMLSLCQALSTEQVHPTYAPVALGYVTFFFAAGQLLGPGIGGWIIDRFEQIPLALIMCSVLLALAFLLTIRMNAHAADEDVTELEAKPVLRSICMEDTSAEEL, from the coding sequence ATGCTAGCTAAAGAACACGAACAAAACATTTGGAAATACGCATTCGCAAGCGTCGCCGTCACCGTAAGTTCTCTCGGCTTTGGGCGAATGTCCTATGGAATCCTTATGCCTTTCATGAAGGAAAGCCTTGCCATGTCCTATAAACAAGCAGGGCTGCTCGCAACAACGGTATCAATTGGCTATTTACTAATGGTAATCTTCGTTGGATTGCTCGTGACTAAATACGGGGCGAAAAAGCTCGTGATTTTTGGAACGGGACTCGTTTCATTTGGACTATTTATGCTTTCATTCGTCGCTAGTTATGGCTGGACTCTTTTCTATATGCTACTGCTCGGAATAGGAACTGCTTTTACCTATACGCCGCTCATCACGATACTCGTCGGTTGGTTCCCAAGAAAGCGCGGTATGCTGATCGGATTTCTCGTTAGTGGATTGGGGCTAGGAACGCTCATTTCAAGCGCGTTAATTCCGTTTTTCACTACATGGTTTGGCGATATGGGCTGGCGCTATCTATGGTTTTTCTATGGGGCTGTGTCGATAGTTTCCATAATAATTGCGATGATCATTTTACGTGATCCGCCCATCCCGTTACTACCAAAAGAAACGCAGAAACGCTCCTTTTGGACGAAAGTATACTTAGATAAGCGCGTACTTCGTGTCGCCTTCATTTACGGACTCGTTGGTTTTGCTTATTTGGTCCCACAAAGCTTCTTGTTCAGCTATATTCTCGAAGTGGGATTGACGAAATTCCAAGCAGGTCAGATTATGGCAATTAGCGGAATTATGGCGATCTTCAGTGGTCCGTTATGGGGCGGTGTTTCTGACCGGATCGGACGAAAATCTGCGTTGCTAGCGACACTCGGAATTGGTGCAGTGTCACTCATCATTCCCGTGATTTTCCCGGTGTATGGCGGACTCATCGTTAGTCAATTCCTATGGGGTGCGACAATTGTCGGGATGCTGTCGCTTTGCCAAGCGTTATCTACAGAACAAGTCCATCCGACATACGCCCCGGTTGCACTAGGCTATGTAACGTTTTTCTTTGCGGCAGGACAATTGCTTGGGCCCGGCATTGGAGGTTGGATCATCGACCGCTTCGAGCAAATACCGCTCGCGTTAATTATGTGCAGTGTCCTACTCGCCTTGGCGTTCTTGCTGACGATTCGAATGAATGCACATGCAGCGGATGAAGATGTGACGGAATTGGAAGCGAAGCCTGTGTTGAGAAGTATTTGTATGGAGGATACTTCTGCTGAGGAATTATAG
- a CDS encoding pseudouridine synthase produces MRLNQFISSAGFCSRRQAERYITAKKVLVNGEIASPICFIEEGDHVEVDGHTIRHTAPDIYMILNKPSGITCTAAPTIAGNIIDFVSYPERLFPVGRLDKETEGLILLTNDGSIVNDLMKEENQQEKEYVVTVNKKITDTFIQDLSNGVDIYNPRTKSYTTTTPCSVTRLSDCTFRILLTQGLNRQIRRMCRRFQYTVTHLQRVRIKHIELGTLERGQWRYLTEEEIAKLKS; encoded by the coding sequence TTGAGATTGAATCAATTCATTAGTTCTGCCGGCTTCTGTTCCAGAAGACAAGCGGAGCGCTATATTACAGCTAAAAAGGTGCTAGTAAACGGTGAGATTGCGTCCCCTATTTGCTTTATTGAAGAGGGTGATCATGTTGAAGTAGACGGTCACACTATCAGGCACACAGCACCAGATATTTATATGATACTTAACAAACCGAGCGGGATCACATGTACCGCTGCCCCTACTATTGCGGGGAATATTATCGACTTCGTCTCCTATCCTGAACGTTTATTTCCCGTTGGACGGCTAGATAAAGAAACGGAAGGTCTCATTTTATTAACCAATGATGGCAGTATTGTAAACGATTTAATGAAAGAAGAAAATCAGCAAGAAAAAGAATATGTTGTAACTGTCAATAAAAAAATCACGGATACGTTTATACAAGATCTATCAAACGGTGTAGATATTTATAATCCCAGAACAAAAAGCTATACAACGACAACCCCTTGTTCCGTTACGCGTTTAAGTGACTGTACGTTTCGCATCTTATTGACGCAAGGTTTAAATCGTCAAATCCGTAGAATGTGTAGACGATTTCAATATACCGTCACGCATTTGCAAAGGGTGCGAATCAAGCATATTGAGCTTGGAACACTTGAACGCGGTCAGTGGCGTTACTTGACCGAAGAAGAGATTGCGAAGTTGAAATCGTAA
- a CDS encoding GMC family oxidoreductase — protein sequence MAEELKKVDVVIVGTGWAGGITAAELTKKGYKVVALERGKEQSREDFIGAKDELKYSIRYEMMQDLSKDTVTARSSMDETAKPVRNNNYARFGNDTGGASVHWNGVSLRWLPYDFEIHSQTVEKYGAKKIPENCTIQDWGVTYDDMEPYYDKFEKTAGVSGEENPVGPPRSDKYPNPPLKTTPSIELFKKASTNLGYHPYRLPAANMSETYTNPDGETINACMYCAFCEEYGCDFGAKGDPIVTVLETARKTGNFEIRNESTVTEVIHDGTKAIGLKYIDNITGAEYIQPADIVVLAGFVFTNNKLLLKSKIGKPYNPETQEGVIGKNFTGHFSNISTYIGARGFFDNEKWNLSMGTGALGAKVDDYAGDNVDHTDLDFLHGYEIRYYHLGQRPIDNNHVPEGTPAWGKEYKEKNLFYHNRSLIIRAKTAFLPNRYTYLDLDPTYKDELGDPLIRATVHYEEQDIKRAQHGVETCKEIMTEMGADIIDLVDVPDDVKFDSKFYTNHFLGGAIMGEDPETSAVNTYSQMWDMENLFVLGGSSFPHNSNHDPTETIGAFAYRASEGMIEYLGGEGGLLVEAKQTSKA from the coding sequence ATGGCTGAAGAACTAAAAAAAGTGGACGTTGTCATTGTAGGTACGGGCTGGGCAGGTGGAATTACGGCTGCTGAACTGACAAAAAAAGGCTACAAAGTAGTGGCGCTTGAGCGAGGCAAAGAACAATCACGCGAAGATTTCATCGGAGCGAAAGATGAATTAAAATATTCCATTCGTTACGAAATGATGCAAGATTTATCCAAAGATACCGTGACGGCGAGAAGTAGTATGGATGAAACAGCGAAGCCGGTACGCAATAATAACTACGCACGTTTTGGGAATGACACAGGCGGGGCCAGTGTTCATTGGAATGGCGTAAGCTTACGTTGGTTACCTTACGACTTCGAGATACATAGTCAAACAGTTGAAAAATACGGTGCTAAAAAAATTCCTGAAAACTGTACAATTCAGGACTGGGGCGTTACGTACGATGACATGGAGCCGTATTATGATAAATTTGAAAAAACGGCTGGCGTTTCAGGAGAGGAAAACCCTGTCGGACCTCCACGTTCGGATAAGTATCCCAACCCGCCTTTGAAGACTACTCCGTCGATCGAGTTGTTTAAAAAAGCTTCGACAAATCTTGGGTACCACCCGTATCGTTTACCAGCAGCGAATATGTCTGAGACCTATACAAATCCAGACGGTGAGACGATCAATGCGTGTATGTATTGTGCGTTCTGTGAAGAGTATGGATGTGATTTCGGTGCCAAAGGTGATCCAATCGTTACGGTATTGGAAACCGCGAGAAAGACCGGCAACTTTGAAATTCGTAATGAATCTACAGTAACAGAAGTTATTCATGACGGAACGAAAGCAATCGGATTGAAGTATATTGATAACATCACAGGTGCTGAATATATTCAGCCTGCAGATATTGTCGTGTTAGCCGGTTTTGTTTTTACAAATAATAAACTATTATTAAAGTCTAAAATAGGCAAGCCATACAATCCGGAAACACAAGAAGGCGTGATCGGGAAGAACTTTACAGGTCACTTTAGTAATATTAGTACGTACATCGGTGCACGCGGCTTCTTTGATAATGAAAAGTGGAATTTATCGATGGGTACAGGGGCTCTGGGAGCAAAAGTGGATGACTATGCAGGTGATAACGTAGACCATACCGACCTGGACTTCTTGCATGGGTATGAAATTCGTTACTATCATTTAGGGCAACGTCCAATTGATAATAACCACGTTCCAGAAGGCACGCCTGCTTGGGGTAAAGAATACAAAGAGAAAAACTTGTTTTATCATAACCGCAGTTTAATCATTCGAGCGAAAACTGCTTTCCTGCCTAACCGTTATACGTATCTAGATTTAGATCCTACGTATAAAGATGAGCTAGGTGATCCATTGATTCGTGCTACGGTGCACTATGAAGAGCAAGATATTAAACGCGCGCAGCACGGCGTGGAAACGTGTAAGGAAATTATGACAGAAATGGGCGCGGATATTATTGATCTAGTTGACGTGCCGGATGATGTGAAGTTTGACAGCAAGTTCTATACAAACCACTTCCTCGGTGGTGCGATCATGGGTGAGGATCCCGAAACATCTGCTGTCAATACGTATTCGCAAATGTGGGATATGGAGAACTTGTTTGTGCTTGGTGGATCTTCCTTCCCGCATAACAGTAATCATGACCCGACTGAAACAATCGGTGCATTCGCTTACCGTGCTTCAGAAGGTATGATCGAGTACCTTGGCGGTGAAGGTGGCTTATTAGTAGAAGCTAAACAAACGAGCAAAGCGTAA